A window of the Arachis duranensis cultivar V14167 chromosome 5, aradu.V14167.gnm2.J7QH, whole genome shotgun sequence genome harbors these coding sequences:
- the LOC107490090 gene encoding uncharacterized protein LOC107490090, translating into MPSEESFIVLVHYRGSIKRKTRSGEKFTDKDPLSIFMRSTTRFDDFLNSIIQKLGLQGVKQAQKLFYHILISVLRDDVKYDSFVIGSDEDLQVLFHCCRQFPKARTPELLTKLVDVVSSSGGSNRNTQTLGTVAGSSSRPVGACSSVPVNAPRDEPVASPSFAVDLNCNGGGECGTSTGIGDALLDDNGDDDVEPDLIDDDSDDDIAASNSAGGWWWF; encoded by the exons ATGCCTAGTGAAGAGAGTTTTATAGTGTTGGTGCATTATAGAGGGTCGATTAAGAGAAAGACACGCTCCGGTGAGAAGTTTACTGATAAAGATCCTTTGAGTATTTTTATGAGATCAACGACGAGATTCGATGACTTTTTGAATTCTATAATACAGAAACTTGGGCTGCAAGGCGTGAAACAGGCTCAGAAGCTATTCTATCACATTCTGATCTCAGTGCTTAGAGATGACGTGAAGTACGATTCTTTCGTTATAGGGAGTGACGAGGATTTGCAAGTCCTGTTCCATTGTTGTCGCCAGTTTCCCAAGGCCAGGACACCTGAGTTGTTGACAAAGTTGGTTGATGTGGTATCTAGCTCGGGAGGTTCGAATCGGAATACCCAAACTCTAGGCACCGTAGCCGGTTCTAGCTCGAGACCCGTTGGTGCATGTTCGTCCGTGCCCGTGAATGCACCTAGGGACGAGCCTGTCGCATCCCCATCGTTCGCCGTTGATCTCAACTGCAATGGTGGCGGAGAG TGTGGGACATCGACTGGGATCGGTGATGCATTGCTGGATGATAATGGCGATGATGATGTGGAGCCTGACCTCATTGATGATGATAGTGACGATGACATTGCAGCGAGTAACTCAGCTGGGGGCTGGTGGTGGTTCTAG